In Shinella sp. XGS7, a single genomic region encodes these proteins:
- a CDS encoding TonB-dependent siderophore receptor, translating to MFKLNAVSLAAAAMAAAAAMPALAQDQQLERVVVTGSAIKRIAAEGALPVQTISKQEIERSGVTSVVELMQNLSAIQGGVVEGDTVGGGGGGQATVSIHNLGGDRTLVLLNGRRLIGEAGGSVDLNMIPLAIIERVEVLTDGASALYGSDAVAGVVNFITRTNSTKRNISVSASVPQESGGRERNLAISGGIGDLDADGYNLIAGLSFDKRDALNASQRDFSKTGVIHFGFEGKRYEFFNGSGSGIPGNVNVPVLKADGTIGTEARNAYLAQNGQCAPMHIKDGASCVFDYAGTVQAFPDRERSNFFGSFTKKLGDNHLFRADVLLGKTKSSGKIAAVPGQVLVDVNGPFAKELAAVGYTPAYLTSLGLAADRPAAVSYRVYDLGNRTSTFERDTKALWLSLEGQLAGWDYTAGLGMQRAVVDESNAGYPLANAFSALLRSGIWNPFALPGNQSQAALDAAKAIMVSGVYDSEKSTLVNADVRASRELFALAGGKAALALGASVSQDKVSTNPSAVARGVGGAKGDDQRFGDSSVAIPYSAKRDTMGLFAEMVAPLSKTLEVTAGLRYDDYRHIASATNGKVSFRWQPDPKFLLRGSLGTGFRVPTLRQLYRPLQEFGVTAEQYDCSPEMAAMATSLGATCQGSKKQYNVFTGGNAKIQPEESKQATLGFRVEPASNFSFGADWWWVGIDKTFGSVDENEAFFNVNKYSNLWMVYTDPVTKEKFLAYNASQTNLGKSYTSGIDFDATARFDTPLGKLTSNLRATYMLRSKKQLLAGGEYFSTVSDNHPSIGEVTFRWKGQLTNTLQSGAWTHAANINFQSGYKDFPTEVYGIDASGNYNGDDRVVRLKVKPYITLDWQTAYAWNKQLTLTGGVKNLLDKDPPLSLRAKGGHMLGFDYRYYSPLGRTLQVKASYDF from the coding sequence CGAACGCAGTGGCGTGACCTCGGTGGTCGAGCTGATGCAGAACCTGTCGGCCATCCAGGGCGGCGTCGTCGAAGGCGACACCGTGGGCGGTGGTGGCGGTGGCCAGGCCACCGTGTCCATCCACAACCTGGGCGGCGACCGCACCCTGGTGCTGCTGAACGGCCGCCGCCTGATCGGCGAGGCTGGCGGTTCGGTGGACCTGAACATGATCCCCCTGGCCATCATCGAGCGCGTGGAAGTGCTGACCGATGGTGCATCGGCCCTGTACGGCTCCGACGCCGTGGCGGGCGTGGTGAACTTCATCACCCGCACCAACTCCACCAAGCGCAATATCAGCGTGTCCGCCTCCGTGCCCCAGGAGTCGGGCGGTCGTGAGCGCAATCTGGCCATCTCGGGCGGCATCGGCGACCTGGATGCCGACGGCTACAACCTGATTGCCGGCCTGTCCTTCGACAAGCGCGATGCCCTGAACGCCTCGCAGCGCGACTTCTCCAAGACCGGTGTGATCCACTTCGGCTTCGAAGGCAAGCGCTACGAGTTCTTCAACGGTTCCGGCTCCGGCATTCCAGGCAATGTGAACGTGCCGGTCCTGAAGGCCGATGGCACGATCGGCACCGAGGCTCGCAATGCCTACCTGGCCCAGAACGGCCAGTGCGCACCCATGCACATCAAGGACGGTGCGTCCTGCGTGTTCGACTACGCCGGCACCGTCCAGGCCTTCCCGGATCGCGAGCGCTCCAACTTCTTCGGTTCCTTCACCAAGAAGCTGGGCGACAACCATCTGTTCCGCGCCGATGTGCTGCTGGGCAAGACCAAGAGCAGCGGCAAGATCGCGGCCGTGCCGGGCCAGGTCCTGGTGGACGTGAACGGCCCCTTCGCCAAGGAACTGGCTGCCGTGGGTTACACCCCGGCCTATCTGACCTCGCTGGGCCTGGCTGCCGACCGTCCGGCCGCCGTGTCCTACCGCGTGTACGACCTGGGCAACCGCACCAGCACTTTCGAGCGCGATACCAAGGCCCTGTGGCTGTCGCTGGAAGGTCAGCTGGCCGGCTGGGACTACACCGCCGGTCTGGGCATGCAGCGCGCCGTGGTGGACGAGAGCAATGCCGGCTATCCCCTGGCCAATGCCTTCAGCGCCCTGCTGCGCAGCGGTATCTGGAATCCCTTTGCTCTTCCGGGCAACCAGTCGCAAGCTGCGCTGGATGCCGCCAAGGCCATCATGGTCAGCGGCGTGTATGACAGCGAGAAGAGCACCCTGGTGAATGCCGATGTGCGTGCCTCGCGTGAGCTGTTCGCCTTGGCTGGCGGCAAAGCCGCGCTGGCCCTGGGTGCCAGCGTTTCGCAGGACAAGGTGTCCACCAACCCCAGCGCCGTGGCGCGTGGTGTGGGCGGCGCCAAGGGTGATGACCAGCGCTTTGGTGACAGCTCGGTGGCCATCCCCTACTCGGCCAAGCGTGACACCATGGGCCTGTTCGCCGAAATGGTGGCTCCGCTGAGCAAGACCCTGGAAGTGACCGCCGGCCTGCGCTACGACGACTATCGTCACATTGCCAGTGCCACCAATGGCAAGGTCTCCTTCCGCTGGCAGCCCGATCCCAAGTTCCTGCTGCGTGGCTCTCTGGGGACTGGTTTCCGCGTGCCCACGCTGCGCCAGCTCTACCGTCCGCTGCAGGAATTCGGTGTGACCGCCGAGCAGTACGACTGCTCGCCCGAGATGGCCGCCATGGCAACCAGCCTGGGTGCGACCTGCCAGGGCAGCAAGAAGCAGTACAACGTCTTCACCGGCGGCAACGCCAAGATCCAGCCCGAGGAATCCAAGCAAGCCACGCTGGGCTTCCGCGTCGAGCCGGCCAGCAACTTCTCCTTCGGCGCCGACTGGTGGTGGGTGGGCATCGACAAGACCTTCGGTTCGGTCGATGAGAACGAGGCGTTCTTCAACGTCAACAAGTACTCCAACCTGTGGATGGTCTACACCGACCCGGTCACCAAGGAGAAGTTCCTGGCCTACAACGCCAGCCAGACCAATCTGGGCAAGTCCTACACCAGCGGCATCGACTTCGACGCCACGGCCCGTTTCGACACCCCGCTGGGCAAGCTGACTTCCAATCTGCGCGCCACCTATATGCTGCGCAGCAAGAAGCAGCTGCTGGCCGGTGGCGAGTACTTCTCCACGGTGTCGGACAACCATCCGTCCATTGGTGAAGTGACCTTCCGCTGGAAGGGCCAGCTGACCAACACCCTGCAGTCGGGCGCCTGGACACACGCGGCCAACATCAACTTCCAGTCGGGCTACAAGGACTTCCCGACCGAGGTGTATGGCATCGATGCCAGCGGTAACTACAACGGTGACGACCGCGTCGTGCGCCTGAAAGTCAAGCCGTACATCACCCTGGACTGGCAGACCGCCTACGCCTGGAACAAGCAGCTGACCCTGACGGGCGGTGTGAAGAACCTGCTGGACAAGGATCCCCCGCTGTCCCTGCGCGCCAAGGGTGGTCATATGCTGGGCTTCGACTACCGCTACTACAGCCCGTTGGGCCGTACCCTGCAGGTCAAGGCCAGCTACGACTTCTGA